The proteins below are encoded in one region of Helianthus annuus cultivar XRQ/B chromosome 2, HanXRQr2.0-SUNRISE, whole genome shotgun sequence:
- the LOC118484093 gene encoding NAD(P)H-quinone oxidoreductase subunit J, chloroplastic, protein MQGNLSAWLVKHALIHRSLGFDYQGIETLQIKPGDWHSIAVILYVYGYNYLRSQCAYDVAPGGLLASVYHLTRIEYGVDQPEEVCIKVFAPRKDPRIPSVFWVWKSVDFQERESYDMLGISYDNHPRLKRILMPESWIGWPLRKDYIAPNFYEIQDAH, encoded by the coding sequence ATGCAGGGTAATTTGTCTGCTTGGCTAGTTAAGCATGCGCTAATTCATAGATCTTTGGGCTTTGATTACCAAGGAATAGAGACTTTACAAATCAAACCGGGGGATTGGCATTCCATTGCTGTCATTTTATATGTATATGGTTACAATTATCTCCGCTCCCAATGTGCCTATGATGTAGCACCGGGCGGACTATTAGCTAGTGTGTATCATCTTACTAGAATAGAGTATGGCGTGGATCAACCAGAAGAGGTATGCATAAAAGTATTTGCCCCGAGGAAGGATCCTAGAATTCCGTCTGTTTTCTGGGTTTGGAAAAGTGTGGATTTTCAAGAACGGGAATCTTATGATATGTTGGgaatctcttatgataatcatcCACGTTTGAAACGTATCTTAATGCCTGAAAGTTGGATAGGATGGCCTTTACGTAAGGATTATATTGCTCCCAATTTTTATGAAATACAAGATGCTCATTGA
- the LOC118484095 gene encoding ATP synthase subunit beta, chloroplastic — MRMNPTTSSSGVATLDKKNLGRIAQIIGPVLDVAFPPGKMPNIYNALVVKGRDTVGQPINVTCEVQQLLGNNRVRAVAMSATDGLTRGMDVIDTGAPLSVPVGGATLGRIFNVLGEPIDNLGPVDNSTTFPIHRSAPAFIQLDTKLSIFETGIKVVDLLAPYRRGGKIGLFGGAGVGKTVLIMELINNIAKAHGGVSVFGGVGERTREGNDLYMEMKESGVINEQNIAESKVALVYGQMNEPPGARMRVGLTALTMAEYFRDVNEQDVLLFVDNIFRFVQAGSEVSALLGRMPSAVGYQPTLSTEMGSLQERITSTKEGSITSIQAVYVPADDLTDPAPATTFAHLDATTVLSRGLAAKGIYPAVDPLDSTSTMLQPRIVGDEHYETAQQVKQTLQRYKELQDIIAILGLDELSEEDRLTVARARKIERFLSQPFFVAEVFTGSPGKYVGLAETIRGFQLILSGELDGLPEQAFYLVGNIDEATAKAMNLEMEKVKEIILSTNSGQIGVLPNHAPIATAVDIGILRIRLNDQWLTMALMGGFARIGNNEITVLVNDAEKSSDIDPQEAQQTLEIAEAALRKAEGKRQTIEANLALRRARTRVEAINAIS, encoded by the exons atgaGAATGAATCCTACTACTTCTAGTTCTGGGGTTGCCACGCTTGACAAAAAGAACCTGGGGCGTATCGCCCAAATCATTGGTCCGGTACTAGATGTAGCCTTTCCGCCAGGCAAAATGCCTAATATTTATAACGCTTTGGTAGTTAAGGGTCGAGATACTGTTGGTCAACCAATTAATGTGACTTGTGAGGTACAGCAATTATTAGGAAACAATCGAGTTAGAGCCGTAGCTATGAGTGCTACAGACGGTCTAACGAGAGGAATGGACGTAATTGATACGGGAGCTCCGCTAAGTGTTCCGGTCGGTGGAGCGACTCTCGGACGAATTTTCAACGTGCTTGGGGAGCCTATTGATAATTTAGGTCCTGTAGATAATAGCACAACATTTCCTATTCATAGATCCGCGCCTGCCTTTATACAGTTAGATACAAAATTATCTATTTTTGAAACCGGAATTAAAGTAGTAGATCTTTTAGCCCCTTATCGCCGTGGAGGAAAAATCGGACTATTCGGGGGAGCTGGCGTGGGTAAAACAGTACTCATTATGGAATTGATTAACAATATTGCCAAAGCTCACGGAGGCGTATCTGTATTTGGCGGAGTCGGTGAACGGACTCGTGAAGGAAATGATCTTTACATGGAAATGAAAGAATCTGGAGTCATTAATGAACAAAATATTGCAGAATCAAAAGTGGCTCTAGTTTACGGTCAAATGAACGAACCGCCGGGAGCTCGTATGAGAGTTGGTTTGACTGCCCTAACTATGGCGGAATATTTCCGAGATGTTAATGAACAAGACGTTCTTTTATTTGTTGACAATATCTTCCGTTTTGTCCAAGCAGGATCTGAAGTATCCGCCTTGTTGGGTAGAATGCCTTCCGCTGTGGGTTATCAACCTACCCTTAGTACCGAAATGGGTTCTTTACAAGAAAGAATTACTTCTACCAAAGAAGGGTCCATAACTTCTATTCAAGCTGTTTATGTACCTGCAGATGATTTGACCGACCCTGCTCCTGCTACGACATTTGCACATTTAGATGCTACGACCGTATTATCAAGAGGATTGGCTGCCAAAGGTATCTATCCAGCAGTAGATCCTTTAGATTCAACGTCAACTATGCTACAACCCCGGATCGTTGGTGACGAACATTATGAAACTGCACAACAGGTTAAGCAAACTTTACAACGTTACAAAGAACTTCAAGATATTATAGCTATTCTTGGATTAGACGAATTATCCGAAGAAGATCGTTTAACCGTAGCAAGAGCGCGAAAAATTGAGCGTTTCTTATCACAACCTTTTTTCGTAGCAGAAGTATTTACGGGTTCTCCGGGAAAATATGTTGGTTTAGCAGAAACAATTAGAGGCTTTCAATTAATCCTTTCCGGAGAATTAGATGGTCTTCCCGAACAGGCCTTTTATTTGGTAGGTAACATCGATGAAGCTACGGCGAAGGCTATGAACTTAGAAATGGAGA AAGTGAAAGAAATCATTTTATCTACTAATAGTGGACAAATTGGCGTATTACCAAATCACGCTCCTATTGCCACAGCAGTAGATATAGGTATTTTGAGAATACGCCTTAACGACCAATGGCTAACGATGGCTCTGATGGGCGGTTTTGCTAGAATAGGTAATAATGAAATCACTGTTTTAGTAAATGATGCAGAGAAAAGTAGTGACATTGATCCACAAGAAGCTCAGCAAACTCTTGAAATAGCAGAAGCTGCTTTGAGAAAAGCTGAAGGAAAGAGACAAACAATCGAGGCAAATCTAGCTCTCCGACGGGCTAGGACACGAGTAGAGGCTATCAATGCCATTTCATAA
- the LOC118484081 gene encoding ribulose bisphosphate carboxylase large chain, translating to MSCREVFMSPQTETKASVGFKAGVKDYKLTYYTPEYETKDTDILAAFRVTPQPGVPPEEAGAAVAAESSTGTWTTVWTDGLTSLDRYKGRCYGLEPVPGEDNQFIAYVAYPLDLFEEGSVTNMFTSIVGNVFGFKALRALRLEDLRIPTAYVKTFDGPPHGIQVERDKLNKYGRPLLGCTIKPKLGLSAKNYGRACYECLRGGLDFTKDDENVNSQPFMRWRDRFLFCAEAIYKAQAETGEIKGHYLNATAGNCEDMMKRAVFARELGVPIVMHDYLTGGFTANTSLSQYCRDNGLLLHIHRAMHAVIDRQKNHGMHFRVLAKALRMSGGDHIHSGTVVGKLEGEREITLGFVDLLRDDFIEKDRSRGIYFTQDWVSLPGVLPVASGGIHVWHMPALTEIFGDDSVLQFGGGTLGHPWGNAPGAVANRVALEACVQARNEGRDLATEGNEIIREATKWSPELAAACEVWKEIKFEFQAMDTLDTDKDKDKKR from the coding sequence ATGAGTTGTAGGGAGGTATTTATGTCACCACAAACAGAGACTAAAGCAAGTGTTGGATTCAAAGCTGGTGTTAAAGATTATAAATTGACTTATTATACTCCTGAATATGAAACCAAGGATACTGATATCTTGGCAGCATTTCGAGTAACTCCTCAACCTGGAGTTCCGCCTGAAGAAGCAGGGGCCGCAGTAGCTGCCGAATCTTCTACTGGTACATGGACAACTGTATGGACCGATGGACTTACCAGCCTTGACCGTTACAAAGGCCGATGCTATGGACTTGAGCCTGTTCCTGGAGAAGACAATCAATTTATTGCTTATGTAGCGTACCCATTAGACCTTTTTGAAGAAGGTTCTGTTACTAACATGTTTACTTCCATTGTAGGTAATGTATTTGGGTTCAAAGCCCTGCGTGCTCTACGTCTGGAAGATTTGCGAATCCCGACTGCGTATGTTAAAACTTTCGACGGTCCGCCTCACGGTATCCAAGTTGAAAGAGATAAATTGAACAAGTATGGTCGTCCCCTGTTGGGATGTACTATTAAACCGAAATTGGGGTTATCCGCTAAAAACTACGGTAGAGCTTGTTATGAATGTCTTCGTGGTGGCCTTGATTTTACTAAAGATGATGAGAACGTGAACTCCCAACCATTTATGCGTTGGAGAGACCGTTTCTTATTTTGTGCCGAAGCTATTTATAAAGCACAAGCTGAAACAGGTGAAATCAAAGGGCATTACTTGAATGCTACTGCGGGTAATTGCGAAGATATGATGAAAAGGGCTGTATTTGCTAGAGAATTGGGAGTTCCTATCGTAATGCATGACTACCTAACAGGTGGATTCACTGCAAATACTAGCTTGTCTCAGTATTGCCGAGATAATGGTCTACTTCTTCACATCCACCGCGCAATGCATGCGGTTATTGATAGACAGAAGAATCATGGTATGCACTTCCGTGTACTAGCTAAAGCGTTACGTATGTCCGGTGGAGATCACATTCATTCCGGTACCGTAGTAGGTAAACTTGAAGGGGAAAGAGAAATCACTTTGGGCTTTGTTGATTTACTGCGTGATGATTTTATTGAAAAAGATAGAAGTCGCGGTATTTATTTCACCCAAGATTGGGTCTCTCTACCAGGTGTTCTGCCTGTAGCTTCGGGGGGTATTCACGTTTGGCATATGCCTGCTCTAACCGAGATCTTTGGGGATGATTCCGTACTACAGTTCGGTGGAGGAACTTTAGGGCACCCTTGGGGTAATGCACCTGGTGCCGTAGCTAACCGAGTAGCTCTAGAAGCATGTGTACAAGCTCGTAATGAGGGACGCGATCTTGCTACTGAGGGTAATGAAATTATCCGTGAGGCTACCAAATGGAGTCCTGAACTAGCTGCTGCTTGTGAAGTATGGAAGGAGATCAAATTTGAGTTCCAGGCAATGGATACTTTGGATACGGATAAGGATAAAGATAAGAAGAGATAA
- the LOC118484082 gene encoding acetyl-coenzyme A carboxylase carboxyl transferase subunit beta, chloroplastic, which yields MKRWWLNSMLFKKEFEHRCRLSKSTSSLGPIENASESKDPNINDTDKNIQSWGGHDNYSNVDLFFGVKDLRNLISDDTFLVKDSNGDIYSLYFDIENHIFEIDNDHPELESSFYRNSSYLNNGSKSKNPEHDPYMNDTQYTWNNHINSCIDSYLQSQICIDSYIVSGSDNSSNNYISSSICGESGNSSKNEDARTSDPIIRESSTDLDVTQKYRHLWVQCENCYGLNYKKFFKSKMNLCEQCGYHLKMSSSDRIELSIDPGTWEPMDEDMVSLDPIEFHSEEEPYKNRIDSYQRKTGLTEAVQTGIGQLDGINVAIAVMDFQFMGGSMGSVVGEKITRLIEYATKEFLPLIIVCASGGARMQEGSLSLMQMAKISSALYDYQSNKKLFYVPILTSPTTGGVTASFGMLGDIIIAEPNAYIAFAGKRVIEQTLNKTVPDGSQAAEYLFQKGLFDLIVPRNPLKSVLSELFQLHTFFPLNQN from the coding sequence ATGAAAAGATGGTGGTTAAATTCGATGTTATTTAAGAAGGAGTTCGAACACAGATGTAGGCTAAGTAAATCAACGAGCAGTCTTGGTCCTATTGAAAATGCCAGCGAAAGTAAAGATCCGAATATAAATGATACGGATAAAAACATTCAGAGTTGGGGTGGTCATGACAATTACAGTAATGTTGATCTTTTTTTTGGCGTCAAAGACCTTCGGAATTTAATCTCTGATGATACTTTTTTAGTTAAAGATAGTAATGGGGACATTTATTCTTTATATTTTGATAttgaaaatcatatttttgaGATTGACAATGATCATCCTGAACTAGAAAGTTCTTTTTATCGGAATTCTAGTTATCTGAATAATGGATCTAAGAGTAAGAATCCCGAACACGATCCTTACATGAATGATACTCAGTATACTTGGAATAATCACATTAATAGTTGCATTGACAGTTATCTTCAGTCTCAAATCTGTATTGATAGTTACATTGTAAGTGGTAGTGACAATTCCAGTAATAATTACATTTCTAGTTCCATTTGTGGTGAAAGTGGAAATAGTAGTAAAAACGAGGATGCCAGAACGAGTGATCCAATTATACGAGAAAGTTCTACTGATCTGGATGTAACTCAAAAATACAGGCATTTGTGGGTTCAATGCGAAAATTGTTATGGATTAAATTATAAGAaattttttaaatcaaaaatgaatCTTTGTGAACAATGTGGatatcatttgaaaatgagtaGTTCAGATAGAATCGAACTTTCGATCGATCCGGGTACTTGGGAGCCTATGGATGAAGACATGGTCTCTCTGGATCCCATTGAATTTCATTCGGAGGAGGAGCCTTATAAAAATCGTATCGATTCTTATCAAAGAAAGACAGGATTAACCGAGGCTGTTCAAACAGGCATAGGGCAACTAGACGGTATTAACGTAGCAATTGCGGTTATGGATTTTCAGTTTATGGGGGGTAGTATGGGATCCGTCGTCGGGGAGAAAATTACCCGTTTAATTGAATACGCTACTAAAGAATTTCTACCTCTTATTATAGTGTGTGCTTCCGGAGGGGCACGCATGCAAGAAGGAAGTTTGAGCTTGATGCAAATGGCTAAAATATCTTCTGCTTTATATGATTATCAATCAAATAAAAAGTTATTCTATGTACCAATCCTTACATCTCCTACTACCGGTGGGGTGACAGCTAGTTTTGGTATGTTGGGGGATATCATTATTGCTGAACCCAATGCCTACATTGCCTTTGCGGGTAAAAGAGTAATTGAACAAACACTGAATAAAACAGTACCCGACGGTTCACAAGCGGCTGAGTATTTATTCCAGAAGGGCTTATTCGATCTAATCGTACCACGTAATCCTTTAAAAAGCGTTCTGAGCGAGTTATTTCAACTCCACACTTTCTTTCCTTTGAATCAAAATTAA